GGTTCAGCGACGGTGGAGGTGATTCGGACTGGCGCGGCCAGCAGTGTTGCCGAGATTGCGCGCCTGCTGGATCGCGCGGCAGCCGGACGGCCGCGTGTCGTGCAACTGGCCGACCGCATAGCGTCGTATTTTGTTGTGGCGGTGCTGTTGCTGGCCGCCGTGACCGGTGCGATCTGGCTGGCGGTGGATGCGCCAAGGGCGTTCGAGGTGATGTTGGCGACACTGGTCGTTACCTGTCCTTGTGCGCTCGCGCTGGCAACGCCTGCCGTGCTCGCCGCGGCTACGGCCAGACTGGCTCGTGACGGTTGTTTCCTGGTCAATTCGCGCCTGCTTGACGTATTGCGGCCCGGCACGACGGTGGTCATGGACAAGACGGGGACGTTGACCCGCGGCAAGCCGACAGTGACCCGCACCCGGGTATTTGAAAATGCCGACCGCCTGGACGAGGCAGCGTGCCTTGCCATCGCGTCGGCTATGGAAGCTGTGTCTGAGCACGTACTGGCGCGGGCGTTCTCGGCACCGCTAAGCGATCAGTTCAAAGCGGAAAACGCGGTGCCGGTGACCGGAATGGGTGTCGAGGCAGAGGTGAATGGCCGGCGCTACCGCCTGGGTTCGGCACAGTTTGTTGCCGGGTTGAGCGGTGTTGTCGACCAAGCAACCCGCGGTGCTGCCAGCAGCGACGGCACGTTGGTCTGCCTGGCGAACGAACACGGTCTGCTGGCGGTATTTACCGTCGAGGACGAGTTACGCACTGATGTGGGTGCGACTGTCGATGCGTTACGCGCCGCCGGCTACCGGGTTGTGATCGCCAGTGGCGATCGTGCAGTCACGGTTGCAGCGTTGGCGGCGAAGCTGTCAATCGTTGACTGGCGTGCGGAGATGTCGCCGCAATGCAAATTGCAGTTTGTCCATGATCTGCAACGCCGCGGTGAAAAAGTCATCATGATCGGCGACGGCATCAATGACGCGCCGGTGATGGCCGCGGCTGACGCCTCGATAGCCGTCGATGCCGGAACGGCACTTGCCCGCGCCAGCGCTGATGCCATTGTTGTCAGTAGTCGCTTGGCAGCCCTGGTTTCGGCAGCTGAAATAGCCGCACTGACGCGTCGTACAATTCGGCAAAACCTCGTCTGGGCAGTCACCTACAACATGGCCGCGGTGCCGCTTGCGGCAACCGGCATGCTGGCGCCATGGATGGCGGCATTGGGCATGTCGCTGAGTTCGTTGTTGGTTATTGGCAATGCATTGCGGGTGCAGCGTCACTGTGTGCCACGCAGCGAGGCAAGCGTTGGTGAGCCTCGAACGGTGCGCGCGGGAGTTTGCACGTGAACAGTCTGTTTCTGCTTATTCCGCTTGGCCTGGCGTTGTTAGCTGGTGCTGTATGGGCGTTCTTCTGGGCGACGGGGAGTGGCCAGTTCGACGACATGGATTCACCTGCGTGGAGCGTGGTGCTGGACGACGACACAGCGCCGCCGCAATCCTCAGAACGCGCGCAGCGACGCGGCGATACCCGATGACTCTGCTGCTGTTTCTGTCGGCCGTCGCGGCTGGTGCACTTGGCAGTGCGCATTGCGTTGGCATGTGCGGCCCGTTCGTGCTGGTACTCGAAGCAGACGGTGACAATGGCGAACGATGGCGCCGGCGAACTGCCTACAATGCCGGGCGCTTGTCATTCTACGCGGGCCTCGGTGCACTGGCGGGGGCGGGCGGTACCCTGCTGACGCAACTGCCTATGGGTGGCGTCTTGTTGCGCTGTATCGCCGCGCTGTTGATCGTGGCGATGGGACTGCAGTTGTTGAGTCACTGGCAGCCACTGCGCCAACTGGAAAGGCTGGGCGGTCGTTTGTGGCAACGCATTTCGCCGCTGACGCGTGCGCTGCTGCCGGCGAACACCCTGCCACGCGCGTACCTCGCCGGATGCCTGTGGGGTGCGCTGCCGTGCGGCCTTGTTTACAGCGCGTTGGCACTGGCTACCGCCAGCGGCTCGGCTGCCGGCGGGATCGCGATTATGGCCGGGTTCTGGAGTGGCACACTGCCGGCATTGCTGCTCACCGGTCGGGCTGCGGCGGGTATTGGCAAATGGCGCCAACAACCGCGCACCCGACGCCTCGCCGGAATGGCAATGCTGCTTGGCGGCATCATTGCCTTGTACTTACCGCTCGCACACCTGGCCGTTGATCATGCCGACCCTGCATCCCCACAGCCGGGGATGCATCAACACGGTGGCCACTAGCGTCTGGGGTAGACCCGATAATGGTACTCCGGGACAACGACGTCATAGTGCGGCTGCAGGAACATGACGATATCGATCAGTTCCTGCACGGTCATGTACCGGTTGTAGACGTACATATTCGATTCGCCATCCTGTGACACTTGTTCTTCCGCATAACCTTCGGCGAGTTCGTGCGACGGGTTGATGATCGCTGTGATGAGTTCGCCATAGGTTTTGACTTTCGTTACCGGCCCACCCAGTGTTACGTAGGGCGGTTCTTCGAAAGGAATAGCAGGCAAGTCCTCGCCATAAACCGTGTGGCATTGGTTGCACTGCATGTACAGGAAGGATTCGCGCCCGGCGACTGCATCGCCTTCGGGCAGCCGGAAGCCAACCTCGGACATCATATCGCGATCGCAGGCACTGAGCATCAGCAGTGCGGCCATCATTACGGGAAGCGAGGTTCTCGGCATGGTGATTACTCCTGTTCGGCAGCAGATAAATTCCGCCGACTATTGGTAACACGCCGGGTCTTTTCCGGATATACGCGATTTCCGCAGTACCGCAGTAGACCGCGCTCGCTTACCTTCGTCGCTACCGTATGCGGAACAGAAAAAGACCGAGGGAGCGCTATGCTTCAGTACCACTGGATCCCCGATACCAATATTGTTGAGTTCACGATCAACGGCGCCATATCGCGCAAGCAGTTTGCAGCTCTTGTAACGGAAGTGGAAAGCAAGATTGAGGACTATGGCAGCGTCGACTTGCTGGAAGAAATTCGGGGAATCGGCAATATTCCGCTGGCTGTTTTATGGGCTGACTTGCGTTGGGCGGTGTCCCATTGGAAAAAGATTGGCCGTGTTGCGGTAGTTTGCGACAAGGACTGGGTCGAGAAGGTCGTTGAAGTTATGCAGCCTTTGGTCGCGATGGACGTGCGGCATTTTGAGTTGGCCGAAAAAGACAAGGCGCGCCGCTGGTTACGTGACGGAATCGACTGAAGCCGTCAATCCAGTCGGCGTGAAAATCGCAACATGGCAGCTGTCATGGCAATGACCGCGAACAGCAGCAGCGCCAACACCTCGGGGTACAACTCCATGAGTGTTGCATCACGCAACATGATCCCGCGGGTCAGGCGAATAAAATGCGTGTTTGGCAACAGCTCGCCAAGCCATTGTGCAACGCGCGGCATGCCATCGAACGGGAAGACGAAGCCTGAGAGCAGTATGGTCGGCAGCAGGATGAAGAAGGTCACCTGCATAGCCTGAAATTGCGTCTTGGCAACCGTAGAGACGAACAAACCCAACGCCAGGTTCGCCGCGATAAACGCGGCTGCCGCGAGATACAGGTCTACAAGGCTGCCACGCACGGGTACGTCGAACAGCAGCTTGCCGATACCGACAATTAATCCGAGTTGCAGCAGACCGATCAGGATGTACGGGATGAGCTTGCCGGTCATCAACTCGGCGGTGCTTACCGGGGTATTGATCAGCAGCTCAAGATTGCCTTGTTCGCGTTCGCGAACGATGGCAACGGCTGTGAACAGCATCATGGTCAGCGTCAGGATTATGCCGATCAGCCCGGGAACCACATTGACGGCCGTGCGACCTTCAGGGTTGTAGTAAGGCCGTATTTCGATTGCCCGGGTTTGTGCCGCGCTGTCGCTGGTCATCGGCATGCTGCTGAGCCGGTTGACGATGCCGAGTATCGTGGGGTCGGCGCCATCGACAAGCAGATGAGCGGCGGCGCGCGCAGGGTCTTGCAGGCGTCGATCGAAATCGACAGGGATATGGATACCGATGGAAATCCGGCCCCGTCGCAGTTGCTCTTCCAGTTGTTCCGGCGTGGCGACGTAGTTGCTGATCCGGACGACCTGCGATTGCTGCAACCGGTCGATGAAGTCGCGCGACAGGTGAGTGTTCGCCTGGTTCGCAACCGCCGCCTCGATATTGCGAACATCGAAGTTGATCGCGTAACCGAATAACAGGATTTGCCCGATCGGGATGCCGACGATCATGGCAAAGGTGATGCGGTCGCGACGCAGCTGACGAAACTCTTTACGCATGACCGCCAGCAGGCGAATCAGCCAGCTCATGTTCTTGCTCCATCACGCGGTGAGTTAAGCGTTACGGCCACAAAGACGTCTTCGAGCGATGGTTGTGTCAGCTGACAATCGGCACTTATTTCGTGTTTTTCAAGCAGGCTGGTAACACGCGCCAGCGGCTCGCCGATCGCGAGCGGGATAAGCACCCGCAGGCGCACCCCGAGTTGCGTGACACTGGCGATGTCGGGGCTTCGGCTGAGAAGCTCTTGTGCGCGGAACGGGTCATCAGCCAGCACTTCAACGATGGACATGCCGGTGTTGCGTTGCAGTTCGGCCGGTGAGCCGTCGGCTACTTTTACGCCTCGATCCAGAATGGCCAGCCGGTGGCAGCGTTCTGCTTCATCCATGTAGTGCGTGGAGACCAGGATGGTCGTGCCACTGTCTGCCAGTGCGAACAGTTTGGCCCAGAAATCCCGCCGGCTTTTTGGGTCCACCGCACTGGTGGGCTCGTCGAGCAGCAGCAATTCCGGTTTGTGCAGTACGGCACAGGCGAGAGCGAGCCGTTGTTTCTGGCCACCGCTCATTGTGCCGGCGAATTGCCCGCGGCGCTCGGCAAGGTCATAACGCTCCAGCAAGTCGTTGATGCGCGCCTTGCGTTCATTGCGCGCGATGGCATACACGTCCGCGATAAATTCGAGATTCTCCAGAACTGTCAGGTCGCCGTACAGGGAGAACTTCTGGGTCATGTAGCCGATGCGTGGTTTGAGTTGGGCCGCGTCGGCCGGCAAATCAATACCGAGGACGCGGGCACTGCCGCTGCTGGGTTTCAGCAAACCGCAGAGCATGCGTATGGTCGTTGATTTACCCGAGCCGTTGGGGCCGAGGAAACCGTATATCCTGGCGCGTGGTACGGCGAGATCGAGTTTGTCGACGGCCACAAGGTCGCCGAACGATTTGCTGAGACCGCGCGCGTCAATCGCAATGTCGCTGGCTTCTGTCATTGCCGCTTGTCGGTCGCATCGTCGGGTATCGTGACCTGTACCGGCACGCCGTCGGGCAGACGTTTGCCGCGGTAATCGAGATCGATCTTGGCAACAAAACTCAAGCGTCCGCGATCGTGTTCGGTGAGGGCGAAATAGGGTGTAAACGCAGGCTCGCTGGCAACCCAACGCACCTTGCCGTCGAGCGGTTCGTCCCTGCCATCGATGTGGGCAATGACCGCGGTGCCGGGAACGACGCGAACCCGTATGGATTCGGGTATGTAGACCCTTGCATAAGGCTGCTCGCCAGCCAGCATGACCAGCATTGTTTGTCCTGGCTGAGGTCGTTCGCCTGTTTCGATCAACAGTGAGTCGATAAGCCCGGGTACCGGCGCTTTCAGTTCGTGTCGTTGGCTGTCTATGAGCACTCGATCCGTTCGCGCACGGGTCTGTTCCAGCAATTGCTCTGCCTGCCGCAGTTCCTCAATGGTTGTGCCGGCCAGCAATTCGTTCAGCTTCGCCTCGTTAACGGCGAGTTGCGCGCGCGCCGCATCGAGTGCAGCTCGTGCGCGGTCCAGACTTTCAGCAGACGCCAGTTGTTTTTCGTGAATCTCGAGTGCCCGCTGATACTCAAGTGTGAGGAATTCGACATCACGGCGCGCACCGTCAGTGCTCGCGCGTGCGGCCGCAATTTGCTCGCTGCGCGGTCCGCGTGTGAGTTCATCAATTCGCGCTTGCTGTTGTTCCGCGAGCGCATGCAGTTCGCGCAGTTGTGCCTCGATGCGTGCGGAGTCTTGCGTGATCAACGTATCGCCAGCGTTGACCCACGCACCTTCGATTACGTGCCGCTTCGTAACCGTTTCGGCAAATTCCGCCGTCAGTTCGATGCGGTCTGAGGCGAGTTGGCCTACCAGCGGTTGCTCGGTGCGCGTGTCGCAACCGGACAACAGCGATAGCAGCATCAGCAGTCCTGTGAGCTTGTTCATGTTCCGCTACCTTGCTCAGGTTGAGCTTTCACGCTGGCGAGCAGCAGGTCGATGTGTGCTTCAATCATGGCCGTCGTGTCGAGTTTCGAATGCTTTTGCATGACCAGCGTCCATATGACGGAAAAGACGACCGGCGAAATCAACAGGTGTGGAAAGCGGTCCAGCGCGGACGGTTGCAGTTCGCCGCGCGCCACGCCTCGTTCGATCAGTACGGTTATAGCCTGCAAACCTTCGGAGACAACATTTTCCCAGTACCAGCGTGTCAGGTCCGGGTGTTTGTGGCCTTCGGCAATCATCAGGCGCAGCAGGTGGCGGGCCTTCGATGTCGGCAGTGCGGCGGCGAAATCGCGGAACGGCCCGCGCAGGAATTCCTCAACGCCGATGTCGCTGTCGATAATCGCGGACCGCAATGTGTTCACGCGTGGCGAGATAAAGCTGCGTACGACCGCTTTGAACAATTCTTCTTTGGTCTTGAAGTACAGGTACAGGAGACCCTTGCTGACGCCAGCACGCCGCGCGACGGCCTCGACGGGCGTGGCGTCGTAGCCGTGCTCGGCGAATTCGTCCATAGCGGCGGCGGTGATTTCAGCGGGTCGGTCCTCTTTGCGGCGCCGGTTGCGTACCTTGTTCATGCGTGGTCCCTTACTGACCGATAAGTCAGTTATCATAGTTAATGACCGTTCGGTCAGCAACTGAAATTGCCTGCCAGCGTGGCGTGCAGCCGCTATCGCGGCCCTTCCGCCCTGCTACAGAGATGGTAGGCTTCACGCCCATGTTCACTTATATCGATCCCGGTATTCGCCAGCGCCTCGCCGACGACGGCAAGCTGCAGCGTGTGGATGCCGATGGCAAACCTGTCAGCAGCGATCACGAGATCCTGCCCGGCACCCGCAGCCTCAGTATTCTTGGTCCTATCCCGTTGCCTTTGCAGTTGGAGGGCAAGCACTATCAGGCGAACTGGTACGCAAGCGTTCGGCACACCGAATTGAGCCAGGTGCAGGAACTCGCGGATGAATTGCGCGAACGACAGGGCCAGCAATCGTTTGCCGTCATGTCATCGTCCATGGCCGTGAACAGTGTGTTGGTATTCGGTGATCCGGCAAACTGGGACAACCCGCTGGTCCGGGTGCATTCGAGTTGCCTGACCGGTGATGTGTTCGGTTCGCAGCGGTGCGAATGCGGTCCACAATTGTCCAGCGCTGTTGAACGCATCTCGACCGACCCGGCGGGTGGCATGTTGATTTACATGTCGGGTCACGAGGGCCGCGGTATCGGCCTGTGGGCGAAAGCGGCAACGTATTTGTTACAGGATTCCGGAGAAAACACCTACGAGGCCAACCGCAGCCTCGGCTTGCCCGACGATTCAAGAGACTTCAGTGATGCCGCAACGCTGCTGAAATATTTTCAGGGTGAGCGCCCGTTCCGTTTGCTGACCAACAATCCGAAGAAAGTGGCGGATCTGAGCGCTGAAGGCTTGTCGGGCATTACGCGCGTCAAGCACGTCAGCGGAATCAACGATGCCAACCGGCGTTACCTTGCAGCCAAACGCGATTGGGGCCACGAGCTGTCACCCGAAGACCTGTGTGACTGACCTACCGTCCGCTTGCGGGTGTCATTGCCGCCAGAGGCGCAGGTCGGGAGCGTCACTGTCGACATTCGACCGGAACGGATTGATGTCTATTCCGCCGCGACGGTTGTAGCGCGCGTAAACCGTCAGCTCCTCCGCCGCGCAGCGCGACTGCAAATCCGAAAAAATGCGTTCGACGCACAGTTCGTGGAAGTCGGAGTGCCGGCGAAAGCTGACAATGTAGGCAAGCAATGCGCCGCGATCGATGCGCGGACCCCGGTAGCGGATCATCACGCTGCCCGTATCAGGCTGGCCGGTCACCGGGCACAGGCTGCGCAACACATGGGAATGCAATGTTTCCCGGACGGTGGCGCCGCCGCTGCGTAACAACGTCGCGTCGAGTTCGTAACGGTTGCAGACGACGTCTTCCCGATCGATACAGATGCCGGGCAATTCACTGAACCCGGCCGTGGCGCCGCCCGGCTGCAGTTGCACCTGCACGGTGCTCTGTACGCACTGGCCAAGGTCTTCGCGCAATCGGTTCGCAACCTCATCCGCCGATGCAAAGCGGCTCATCGCGTAGGAGTTCAGATAGAGCTTTAGCGATTTGGAT
The DNA window shown above is from Woeseia oceani and carries:
- a CDS encoding heavy metal translocating P-type ATPase, with product MNTPTACFHCGDAIPSSGPVLARVGNAQQAVCCVGCKAVAEFIHAGGMQAFYTHRDTLPGAASQPVVLADYERFDVPGVRARYVVDRDEFSEASIDIGGMYCGACGWLLDRALRRHAAVLSVDVNPVTKRSIVQWRGAEVSFSEVLASIAAVGFQPRPVGTSVVPGNSGQEYRSALKRLIVAAAAGMQVMMFAFALYAGERFGIAGNIETFLRAISMLVCLPIVFYSARPFFAGAWRGLRARSPGMDLPVAVAIGIAFIASVAAVWRGQGAVYFDSVAMFVLFLSGTRFLEMRARHTSGDLAQALAQLLPETVRRFTNNADTETVAVSELTAGDRLRVLPGDVVPADARIEDGGLSLDESILTGESAPVHRDIGSEVFAGATVRAGSATVEVIRTGAASSVAEIARLLDRAAAGRPRVVQLADRIASYFVVAVLLLAAVTGAIWLAVDAPRAFEVMLATLVVTCPCALALATPAVLAAATARLARDGCFLVNSRLLDVLRPGTTVVMDKTGTLTRGKPTVTRTRVFENADRLDEAACLAIASAMEAVSEHVLARAFSAPLSDQFKAENAVPVTGMGVEAEVNGRRYRLGSAQFVAGLSGVVDQATRGAASSDGTLVCLANEHGLLAVFTVEDELRTDVGATVDALRAAGYRVVIASGDRAVTVAALAAKLSIVDWRAEMSPQCKLQFVHDLQRRGEKVIMIGDGINDAPVMAAADASIAVDAGTALARASADAIVVSSRLAALVSAAEIAALTRRTIRQNLVWAVTYNMAAVPLAATGMLAPWMAALGMSLSSLLVIGNALRVQRHCVPRSEASVGEPRTVRAGVCT
- the ccoS gene encoding cbb3-type cytochrome oxidase assembly protein CcoS, with protein sequence MNSLFLLIPLGLALLAGAVWAFFWATGSGQFDDMDSPAWSVVLDDDTAPPQSSERAQRRGDTR
- a CDS encoding sulfite exporter TauE/SafE family protein, which gives rise to MTLLLFLSAVAAGALGSAHCVGMCGPFVLVLEADGDNGERWRRRTAYNAGRLSFYAGLGALAGAGGTLLTQLPMGGVLLRCIAALLIVAMGLQLLSHWQPLRQLERLGGRLWQRISPLTRALLPANTLPRAYLAGCLWGALPCGLVYSALALATASGSAAGGIAIMAGFWSGTLPALLLTGRAAAGIGKWRQQPRTRRLAGMAMLLGGIIALYLPLAHLAVDHADPASPQPGMHQHGGH
- a CDS encoding c-type cytochrome → MPRTSLPVMMAALLMLSACDRDMMSEVGFRLPEGDAVAGRESFLYMQCNQCHTVYGEDLPAIPFEEPPYVTLGGPVTKVKTYGELITAIINPSHELAEGYAEEQVSQDGESNMYVYNRYMTVQELIDIVMFLQPHYDVVVPEYHYRVYPRR
- a CDS encoding SpoIIAA family protein, which gives rise to MLQYHWIPDTNIVEFTINGAISRKQFAALVTEVESKIEDYGSVDLLEEIRGIGNIPLAVLWADLRWAVSHWKKIGRVAVVCDKDWVEKVVEVMQPLVAMDVRHFELAEKDKARRWLRDGID
- a CDS encoding ABC transporter permease; translation: MSWLIRLLAVMRKEFRQLRRDRITFAMIVGIPIGQILLFGYAINFDVRNIEAAVANQANTHLSRDFIDRLQQSQVVRISNYVATPEQLEEQLRRGRISIGIHIPVDFDRRLQDPARAAAHLLVDGADPTILGIVNRLSSMPMTSDSAAQTRAIEIRPYYNPEGRTAVNVVPGLIGIILTLTMMLFTAVAIVREREQGNLELLINTPVSTAELMTGKLIPYILIGLLQLGLIVGIGKLLFDVPVRGSLVDLYLAAAAFIAANLALGLFVSTVAKTQFQAMQVTFFILLPTILLSGFVFPFDGMPRVAQWLGELLPNTHFIRLTRGIMLRDATLMELYPEVLALLLFAVIAMTAAMLRFSRRLD
- a CDS encoding ABC transporter ATP-binding protein produces the protein MTEASDIAIDARGLSKSFGDLVAVDKLDLAVPRARIYGFLGPNGSGKSTTIRMLCGLLKPSSGSARVLGIDLPADAAQLKPRIGYMTQKFSLYGDLTVLENLEFIADVYAIARNERKARINDLLERYDLAERRGQFAGTMSGGQKQRLALACAVLHKPELLLLDEPTSAVDPKSRRDFWAKLFALADSGTTILVSTHYMDEAERCHRLAILDRGVKVADGSPAELQRNTGMSIVEVLADDPFRAQELLSRSPDIASVTQLGVRLRVLIPLAIGEPLARVTSLLEKHEISADCQLTQPSLEDVFVAVTLNSPRDGART
- a CDS encoding HlyD family secretion protein, with the protein product MNKLTGLLMLLSLLSGCDTRTEQPLVGQLASDRIELTAEFAETVTKRHVIEGAWVNAGDTLITQDSARIEAQLRELHALAEQQQARIDELTRGPRSEQIAAARASTDGARRDVEFLTLEYQRALEIHEKQLASAESLDRARAALDAARAQLAVNEAKLNELLAGTTIEELRQAEQLLEQTRARTDRVLIDSQRHELKAPVPGLIDSLLIETGERPQPGQTMLVMLAGEQPYARVYIPESIRVRVVPGTAVIAHIDGRDEPLDGKVRWVASEPAFTPYFALTEHDRGRLSFVAKIDLDYRGKRLPDGVPVQVTIPDDATDKRQ
- a CDS encoding TetR/AcrR family transcriptional regulator; translation: MNKVRNRRRKEDRPAEITAAAMDEFAEHGYDATPVEAVARRAGVSKGLLYLYFKTKEELFKAVVRSFISPRVNTLRSAIIDSDIGVEEFLRGPFRDFAAALPTSKARHLLRLMIAEGHKHPDLTRWYWENVVSEGLQAITVLIERGVARGELQPSALDRFPHLLISPVVFSVIWTLVMQKHSKLDTTAMIEAHIDLLLASVKAQPEQGSGT
- a CDS encoding GTP cyclohydrolase II — its product is MFTYIDPGIRQRLADDGKLQRVDADGKPVSSDHEILPGTRSLSILGPIPLPLQLEGKHYQANWYASVRHTELSQVQELADELRERQGQQSFAVMSSSMAVNSVLVFGDPANWDNPLVRVHSSCLTGDVFGSQRCECGPQLSSAVERISTDPAGGMLIYMSGHEGRGIGLWAKAATYLLQDSGENTYEANRSLGLPDDSRDFSDAATLLKYFQGERPFRLLTNNPKKVADLSAEGLSGITRVKHVSGINDANRRYLAAKRDWGHELSPEDLCD
- the queF gene encoding NADPH-dependent 7-cyano-7-deazaguanine reductase QueF (Catalyzes the NADPH-dependent reduction of 7-cyano-7-deazaguanine (preQ0) to 7-aminomethyl-7-deazaguanine (preQ1) in queuosine biosynthesis), which encodes MKDTLLGRSSDYPDTLTAELLYPVARADGRAALKLGDALPFTGVDLWTAWEMSWLDTAGRPVVAVLSLAVPADSPALIESKSLKLYLNSYAMSRFASADEVANRLREDLGQCVQSTVQVQLQPGGATAGFSELPGICIDREDVVCNRYELDATLLRSGGATVRETLHSHVLRSLCPVTGQPDTGSVMIRYRGPRIDRGALLAYIVSFRRHSDFHELCVERIFSDLQSRCAAEELTVYARYNRRGGIDINPFRSNVDSDAPDLRLWRQ